Proteins from one Vespa crabro chromosome 11, iyVesCrab1.2, whole genome shotgun sequence genomic window:
- the LOC124428022 gene encoding endoplasmic reticulum-Golgi intermediate compartment protein 2 isoform X3 → MLRRRHVNIKTMKELDAFPKVPEPYVDKTAVGGTFSIFTFCIIAYLIIAETNYFLDSRLQFKFEPDTDYDAKLKINIDITVAMPCGRIGADILDSTNQNLVGYDTLEEENTWWELSLEQRSHFEALKHMNSYLREEYHAIHELLWKSNQITLHSEMPKRTREPSYVPDACRIHGSINANKVAGNFHITAGKSLPLPRDHIHISAFMTNRDYNFTHRINKFSFGGPSPGIVHPLEGDEKIADNNMMLYQYFVEIVPTDIRTLLSTFKTYQYSVKDHQRPIDHLKGSHGIPGIFFKYDMSALKIRITQERDTITQFLVKLCATVGGIFVTSGLIKNIIQNFWYIICCKFFRHEADVNNQRKSVSLIARDYESPRTINLLQVSAPDNIDIMLKPQKNNYVN, encoded by the exons ATGTTGAGAAGAAGAcacgttaatattaaaactatGAAAGAACTTGATGCATTTCCTAAAGTACCTGAACCATATGTAGATAAAACTGCAGTTGGTGGGACTT TTTCTATCTTCACATTTTGTATTATTGCTTATTTAATAATAGcagaaacaaattattttcttgataGTAGATTGCAATTTAAATTTGAACCAGATACAGACTATGAtgcaaaattgaaaataaatattgatataactGTGGCAATGCCATGTGGTCGCATCGGGGCAGATATTTTAGATTCAACGAATCAAAATTTAGTAGGTTATGATActttagaagaagaaaatacttGGTGGGAATTAAGTTTAGAACAAAGATCACATTTTGAAGCTTTGAAACATATGAATTCATATTTAAGAGAAGAGTATCATGCAATCCATGAATTACTTTGGAAATCTAATCAAATTACATTGCATAGTGAAATGCCAAAAAG aACTCGTGAACCATCATATGTACCAGATGCATGTCGAATTCATGGTAGTATAAATGCAAATAAAGTCGCTGGAAACTTTCACATAACTGCTGGAAAATCTTTACCTCTTCCAAGAGATCACATACATATTTCTGCATTTATGACTAATAGAGACTATAATTTTACTCATAGAATTAATAAGTTTTCCTTTGGAGGACCTAGTCCTGGTATTGTACATCCTCTTGAGGGAGATGAAAAAATTGCTGACAATa atATGATGCTATATCAGTATTTTGTGGAAATAGTTCCCACTGACATAAGAACTTTGCTAAGTACATTTAAAACATATCAATATAGCGTAAAAGATCATCAAAGACCTATTGATCATTTAAAAGGATCTCATGGAATACCTggcatattttttaaatatgacaTGAGTGCTTTGAAAATAAGGATTACACAAGAACGCGATACCATTACACAATTTTTAGTAAAATTATGTGCCACAGTTGGAGGTATATTTGTTACAAGTG gtttgataaaaaatattatacaaaatttttggTATATTATATGTTGCAAATTTTTTCGTCATGAGGCTGATGTAAATAACCAAAGAAAATCTGTTTCCTTAATTGCAAGAGATTATGAAAGTCCACGAACTATAAATTTACTTCAAGTTTCAGCAcctgataatattgatattatgttaaaacctcagaaaaataattatgtaaattgA
- the LOC124428016 gene encoding neutral alpha-glucosidase AB, with translation MATFVRLAIFFVLALCPFIINAVNRDTFKTCEQSSFCRRCKKVEPGKTPYQLQPNTVAHNESTLTADLFNKDTGVFYLLKLTVLKDHTFRLHINEKNPLHPRYEVEYSLQDQPQTSKLDNIEKTTEYISVTNGENKAVLYINPFRVDLYSQNVLVISANARGLMRFEHLRPKPESKSDQEEKAENIQTEEKQQSPQYPGDGAESDPGAWEENFKSHHDTKPFGPEAVALDFSFPGAEQAYGIPEHADSFALKSTKQLDPYRLYNLDVFEYEVNERMSLYGAIPVLYAHGKDKTAGIFWHNAAETWIDILSSADNNVVESFVNFVSGSTKKSQVDVHFMSESGVIDVFFMLGPKPLDVFRQFTVLTGTAPLPQMFTLGYHQSRWNYNDQDDVAQIANSFDEHDFPMDTMWLDIEYTDGKKYFTWDSRKFPNPLEMVQNLTDKGRKLVVIIDPHIKRDPNYFIHKDATNLGYYVKTRDGKDYEGWCWPGASSYLDFFDPKVREYYIGQYSLDKFHGTTNNVYIWNDMNEPSVFNGPEVTLPKDVIHHGGWEHRDVHNINGFVYTLATYEALFRRSGGSLRPFILTRSFFAGSQRFAAMWTGDNMADWDNLRISYPMCLSVSISGMSFCGADVGGFFKNPDRELFIRWNQAGAWLPFFRQHSHIETKRREPWTFNEETTQIVRESFRVRYSYLPLWYTLFREHEINGTPVIRPLWAHYPTETQTYTLDDHILVGDSILVRPVFQPSATEVNVYFPGEGKVTWYDIDTMQPYTQAGSNNIQVTIHKIPVFQRSGSIVPRKMRIRRSTVAMRNDPYTLIVIGDNNGTASGNLYIDDESSFEYRHGKYLYLKLNFDGIKLTSTFIDKLASYETKSWLERVDIANPPKGIKSAQLISRSSRTVTLETKYNPNNNVLTLRKPGVNMSEEWTIELIR, from the exons ATGGCTACGTTCGTGCG ACTAGCAATATTTTTTGTGCTCGCACTTTGCccatttataattaatgcaGTGAATAGAGATACTTTTAAAACATGCGAACAAAGCAGCTTTTGCcg ACGCTGCAAAAAAGTTGAACCAGGTAAAACTCCTTATCAGTTACAGCCGAATACAGTTGCTCACAATGAATCTACTCTAACAgcagatttatttaataaagataccggtgtattttatcttttaaaactTACCGTACTTAAAGATCATACGTTTAGGCTTcacattaatgaaaaaaatccaTTACATCCACGATACGAAGTTGAGTATTCTTTACAAGATCAGCCGCAAACATCGAAATTGGACAATATTGAAAAAACTACAGAATATATATCTGTGACCAATGGAGAGAACAAAGctgttttatatatcaatcCTTTTAGAGTAGATTTATACTCTCAAAATGTTTTAGTCATTTCAGCGAATGCTCGTGGTTTAATGAGATTTGAACATCTTCGACCAAAACCAGAAAG CAAATCAGATCAGgaagaaaaagcagaaaatattcaaactgAAGAGAAACAGCAATCACCACAATATCCTGGTGATGGTGCTGAAAGTGACCCTGGTGCTtgggaagaaaattttaaaagtcATCATGATACTAAACCTTTTGGACCGGAAGCCGTAGCTTTAGATTTTAGTTTTCCAGGGGCAGAACAAGCTTATGGTATCCCAGAACATGCTGATTCTTTTGCTTTAAAATCTACAAAACAATTAGACCCATATAGGTTATATAATTTAGATGTATTTGAATATGAGGTAAATGAACGAATGTCATTATATGGAGCAATTCCAGTCCTTTATGCGCATGG TAAAGACAAAACAGCAGGTATCTTTTGGCATAATGCAGCAGAAACATGGATAGATATATTATCGAGTGCTGATAATAATGTTGTAGAGAgttttgttaattttgtttcgGGTTCTACAAAGAAATCACAAGTTGATGTACACTTTATGTCTGAATCTGGAGTTATTGATGTATTCTTCATGTTAGGGCCAAAACCTTTGGATGTATTTAGACAATTCACCGTTTTAACTGGTACAGCACCATTACCACag aTGTTCACTTTGGGCTACCATCAATCACGTTGGAATTATAACGACCAAGATGATGTTGCTCAAATTGCCAATAGTTTTGATGAGCATGATTTTCCAATGGATACGATGTGGCTTGATATTGAATATACTGatggtaaaaaatatttcacatgGGATTCACGTAAATTTCCAAATCCTCTTGAAATGGTTCAAAATTTAACGGATAAAGGAAGGAAATTAGTTGTCATTATTGACCCACACATCAAAAGAGATcctaattatttcattcataaagATGCTACTAATTTAGGATATTATGTTAAAACTAGAGATGGAAAAGATTATGAAGGTTGGTGCTGGCCAGGAGCATCGTCGTATTTAGATTTCTTTGATCCAAAGGTTCGAGAATATTATATTGGTCAATATAGTCTAGATAAATTTCATGGTACTACAAACAATGTATATATCTGGAATGACATGAACGAACCGAGTGTTTTCAATGGTCCAGAAGTAACTCTACCTAAAGATGTTATACATCATGGTGGTTGGGAACATAGAGATgttcataatattaatggttTTGTTTATACGCTTGCCACCTATGAGGCTCTCTTTAGAAGATCAGGAGGATCTTTAAGACCTTTTATTTTAACAAGATCTTTCTTTGCTGGATCACAACGTTTTGCTGCTATGTGGACTGGTGATAATATGGCAGACTGGGATAATCTTCGTATAAGTTATCCTATGTGTCTTTCTGTATCTATTTCTGGTATGTCATTCTGTGGAGCAGATGTTGGTGGATTCTTTAAAAATCCAGACAGAGAACTATTTATTAGATGGAATCAAGCTGGTGCTTGGCTACCTTTCTTCCGTCAACATTCACACATTGAAACAAAAAGACGTGAACCGTGGACATTCAATGAAGAAACTACACAAATAGTAAGAGAATCATTCAGAGTTAGATATTCCTATCTACCATTGTGGTATACATTGTTTAGAGAACATGAAATAAATGGTACACCTGTAATACGACCGTTGTGGGCGCATTATCCAACAGAAACACAAACTTATACACTCGACGATCATATACTTGTTGGAGATTCCATTCTTGTACGTCCTGTATTTCAACCTTCTGCTACGGAAGTTAATGTATATTTCCCAGGGGAGGGTAAGGTAACGTGGTATGATATTGATACCATGCAACCATATACACAAGCTGGATCAAACAACATACAAGTAACTATTCACAAGATTCCTGTATTCCAAAGAAGTGGTTCCATCGTTCCACGTAAAATGAGAATACGTCGTAGCACAGTTGCGATGAGGAACGATCCATatactttaattgttattggTGATAATAATGGTACTGCTAGTGGTAATCTATATATTGACGATGAAAGCAGCTTTGAATATCGTCATGGAAAGTATCTGTATCTAAAACTTAACTTTGATGGAATTAAGTTAACTTCAacatttattgataaattagCTTCGTATGAAACGAAAAGTTGGTTAGAAAGAGTAGATATAGCAAATCCTCCTAAAGGAATTAAGTCTGCTCAGCTTATATCACGCA gTTCAAGAACGGTGACATTAGAAACTAAATATAACCCGAACAATAATGTACTAACATTGCGTAAACCAGGTGTAAATATGAGCGAGGAATGGACCATTGAATTAATTCGTTAA
- the LOC124428017 gene encoding neutral alpha-glucosidase AB-like codes for MATFVGLRIFIVLALYPFIINAVDRNTFKTCEQSSFCRRCRKVEPGKTPYQLQPNTVAHNESTLTADLFNKDTGVFYLLKLTVLKDHTFRLHINEKNPLHPRYEVEYSLQDQPQTSKLDNIEKTTEYISVTNGENKAVLYINPFRVDLYSQNVLVISANARGLMRFEHLRPKPESKSEQEEKAEIIQTEEKQQLQQYPGDGAESDPGAWEETYNNHTDSKPFGPEAIALDFSFPEAEQAYGIPEHADSFALKSTKQSQPYRLYNLDVAYYETNERMSLYGAIPVLYAHGKDKTAGIFWHNAAETWIDVLSSGDNNVTGSTNKSQVDVHFMSESGVIDVFFMLGPKPFDVFKQFTVLTGTAPLPQMFTLGYHQSRWNYNDQDDVAQIANGFDKYDFPMDAMWLDIEYTDGKKYFTWDPHNFPNPLEMIRNLTDKGRKLIIIIDPHIKRDPNYFIHKDATNLGYYVKTRDGKDYEGVCWPGPSSYLDFFNPKVREYYIGQYSLDKFHGTTNDVYIWNDMDEPSVFNGPEVTLPKDVIHHGGWEHRDVHNINGFVYTLATHEALLRRSKKSLRPFVLTRSFFAGSQRYAIMWTGDNTAGWDYLRISYPMCLSVSISGMSFCGADVGGFLSNPDKELFIRWNQAGAWLPFFRQHSHIETKRREPWTFDEETTQIVRESFRIRYSYLPLWYTLFREHEINGTPVVRPLWAHYPTETQTYTLDDHILVGDSILVRPVFQPSATEVNVYFPGEGKVTWYDIDTMQPYTQAGSNNIQVTIHKIPVFQRSGSIILRKMNVRRSTVSMRNDPYTVIVIVDNNGTASGNLYIDDESSFEYRRGKYQYLKINFNEFKLTSTFIDKLASYETKSRLERVDIVNPPEGIKSAQLISRNSRTVTLETKYNPNNNVLTLLKPDVNMSEEWTIELIR; via the exons ATGGCTACGTTCGTAGG tCTGAGAATATTTATTGTCCTAGCACTTTAtccatttataataaatgcaGTGGATAGAAATACTTTTAAAACATGCGAACAAAGCAGCTTTTGCcg ACGCTGCAGAAAAGTCGAACCAGGTAAAACTCCTTATCAATTACAGCCGAATACAGTTGCTCACAATGAATCTACTCTAACAgcagatttatttaataaagataccggtgtattttatcttttaaaactTACCGTACTTAAAGATCATACATTTAGGCTTcacattaatgaaaaaaatccaTTACATCCACGATACGAAGTTGAGTATTCTTTACAAGATCAGCCGCAAACATCGAAATTGGACAATATTGAAAAAACTACAGAATATATATCTGTGACCAATGGAGAGAACAAAGctgtattatatatcaatcCTTTTAGAGTAGATTTATACTCTCAAAATGTTTTAGTCATTTCAGCGAATGCTCGTGGTTTAATGAGATTTGAACATCTTCGACCAAAACCAGAAAg CAAAtcagaacaagaagaaaaagcagaaaTTATTCAAACTGAAGAGAAACagcaattacaacaatatcctGGTGATGGTGCTGAAAGTGACCCTGGTGCTTGGGAAGAaacttataataatcatactgACTCTAAACCTTTCGGACCTGAAGCCATAGCTTTAGATTTTAGTTTTCCAGAGGCAGAACAAGCTTATGGTATCCCAGAACATGCCGATTCTTTTGCTTTAAAATCTACAAAACAATCACAAccatatagattatataatttagatGTAGCTTATTATGAAACAAATGAGCGAATGTCATTATATGGAGCAATTCCAGTCCTTTATGCGCATGG TAAAGATAAAACAGCAGGCATTTTTTGGCATAATGCAGCAGAAACATGGATCGACGTATTATCGAGTGGTGATAACAATGTTACGGGTTCTACAAATAAATCACAAGTTGATGTACATTTTATGTCTGAATCTGGAGTTATTGATGTATTCTTCATGCTAGGACCAAAACCTTTTGATGTATTTAAACAATTCACCGTTTTAACTGGTACAGCACCATTACCACag aTGTTCACTTTGGGCTACCATCAATCACGTTGGAATTATAATGACCAAGATGATGTTGCTCAAATTGCCAATGGCTTCGATAAGTATGATTTCCCAATGGATGCAATGTGGCTTGATATTGAATATACTGatggtaaaaaatatttcacgtgGGACCCACATAATTTTCCAAATCCTCTTGAAATGATTCGAAATTTAAcggataaaggaagaaaattaattatcattattgatcCACACATCAAAAGAGATCCTAATTATTTCATACATAAAGATGCTACTAATTTGGGATATTACGTTAAAACTAGAGATGGAAAAGATTATGAAGGAGTGTGCTGGCCAGGACCATCATCATATTTAGATTTCTTCAATCCAAAGGTTCGAGAATATTATATTGGTCAATATAGTCTAGATAAATTTCATGGTACTACAAACGATGTATATATCTGGAATGACATGGACGAACCGAGTGTTTTCAATGGTCCAGAAGTAACTCTACCTAAAGATGTTATACATCATGGTGGTTGGGAACATAGAGATgttcataatattaatggttTTGTTTATACACTTGCCACCCATGAGGCCCTCCTTAGAAGATCAAAAAAATCTTTAAGACCCTTTGTTTTAACAAGATCATTCTTTGCTGGATCACAACGTTATGCCATAATGTGGACTGGTGATAATACGGCAGGCTGGGATTATCTTCGTATAAGTTATCCAATGTGTCTTTCTGTATCTATTTCTGGTATGTCATTCTGTGGAGCAGATGTTGGTGGATTCCTTAGTAATCCAGACAAAGAACTATTTATTAGATGGAATCAAGCTGGTGCTTGGCTACCTTTCTTCCGTCAACATTCACACATTGAAACAAAAAGACGGGAACCATGGACATTCGATGAAGAAACTACACAAATAGTAAGAGAATCATTCAGAATTAGATATTCTTACCTGCCATTGTGGTATACATTATTTAGGGAACATGAAATAAATGGTACACCTGTAGTACGACCGTTGTGGGCGCATTATCCAACAGAAACACAAACTTATACACTTGACGATCATATACTTGTTGGAGATTCCATTCTTGTACGTCCTGTATTTCAACCTTCTGCTACAGAAGTTAATGTATATTTCCCAGGGGAGGGTAAGGTAACGTGGTATGATATCGATACCATGCAACCATATACACAAGCTGGATCAAACAACATACAAGTAACTATTCACAAGATTCCTGTATTCCAAAGAAGTGGTTCCATCATTCTACGTAAAATGAATGTACGTCGTAGCACAGTTTCGATGAGGAACGATCCATAtactgtaattgttattgttgataataatggtaCTGCTAGTGGTAACCTATATATTGACGATGAAAGCAGCTTTGAATATCGTCGTGGAAAGTAtcagtatttaaaaattaactttAATGAATTTAAGTTAACTTCAacatttattgataaattagCTTCGTATGAAACGAAAAGTCGGTTGGAAAGAGTAGATATAGTAAATCCTCCTGAAGGAATTAAATCTGCTCAGCTTATATCACGCA aTTCAAGAACAGTGACATTAGAGACTAAATATAACCCGAATAACAATGTATTAACATTGCTTAAACCAGATGTAAATATGAGCGAGGAATGGACCATTGAATTAATTCGTTAA
- the LOC124428022 gene encoding Golgi pH regulator isoform X1: MGFLEDTFVILVTQVIFFLGGWIFFVKKLFRDYEVHHRLVQLIFSTTFSLSCTMFELIIFEIIRVLDSSSRYFHWNVGLYMLLFMVIVLIPFYIAYFIISNIRFVRLNWIRPLTIIIYLFYLYLFWKIGDPFPILSPKKGLLSIEQGVSRIGVIGVTVMALLSGFGAVNYPYSSMAYFMRPVSYADVQAIEKRLLQTMDMIIVKKKRIALAKKGEMIGQSEVRSRLWGMLGPLGGTKGNQETIKQLQIEVIALEELSRQLFLEAHDIQNARERLEWAATWQGKYFNFLGYFFSLYCIWKILISTINIVFDRVGKKDPVTRGIEIAVHWMGFDIDVTFWSQHISFYLVGCIVLTSIRGLLLTLTKFFYAISSSKSSNIIVLILAQIMGMYFVSSVLLMRMNMPAEYRIIITQVLGELQFNFYHRWFDVIFLVSALSSIVFLYLAHKQAPTERT, translated from the exons ATGGGTTTTTTGGAGGATACTTTTGTGATCCTTGTTACACAG gtaatatttttcttgggAGGATGgatatttttcgtaaaaaaattatttcgtgaCTATGAAGTACATCACAGATTAGTGCAGTTAATTTTTTCTAcaacattttcattatcatgtACTATGTTTGaactaattatttttgaaataattcggGTTCTTGATTCAAG ttcTAGATATTTTCATTGGAATGTTGGACTATATATGCTTTTATTTATGGTAATAGTTCTTATACCATTTTACATAGCATATTTCATTATCAGTAACATTAGATTTG TAAGACTGAATTGGATAAGGCCACTTACAatcataatatatcttttttacctCTACTTATTCTGGAAAATTGGTGACCCTTTTCCAATATTGAGTCCAAAGAAAGGATTGTTATCAATAGAGCAAGGTGTAAGTCGGATAGGTGTTATAGGAGTTACTGTTATGGCACTTTTATCAGGTTTTGGTGCTGTAAATTACCCATATTCATCTATGGCCTATTTTATGCGGCCTGTGTCTTATGCTGATGTACAAGCTATAGAAAAACGATTATTACAAACAATGGATATGATTatagttaagaaaaaaaggatagcaCTTGCCAAAAAAGGTGAAATGATTGGTCAAAGCGAAGTTCGTTCACGTCTTTGGGGAATGTTAGGTCCATTAGGTGGTACGAAAGGGAATCAAGAAA CTATAAAACAATTACAAATAGAAGTTATAGCATTAGAAGAATTATCTAGACAATTATTTCTAGAAGCACATGATATTCAAAATGCTAGAGAACGTTTAGAATGGGCAGCCACATGgcaaggaaaatattttaattttcttggctatttcttttcattatattgcatttggaaaatattaata TCCACAATCAACATAGTCTTTGATCGCGTTGGTAAAAAGGATCCTGTTACCAGAGGAATTGAAATTGCTGTTCATTGGATGGGTTTTGATATAGATGTTACATTTTGGTCACAACATATATCCTTCTATTTAGTTGGATGTATTGTTTTGACTTCCATTCGTGGATTGTTGTTAACTCTTACAAAG TTCTTTTATGCTATATCAAGCAGCAAATCCTcaaatattattgtacttatacTTGCACAAATAATG GGAATGTATTTTGTGTCCTCTGTATTACTTATGCGCATGAATATGCCTGCTGAATacagaataattataacacaaGTTTTGGGTGAACTTCAGTTTAATTTCTATCACAGATGGTTTGATGTAATCTTTTTGGTATCTGCATTATCATCTATAGTGTTTTTGTATCTGGCCCATAAGCAAGCACCAACGGAACGAACATGA
- the LOC124428022 gene encoding Golgi pH regulator isoform X2: protein MFELIIFEIIRVLDSSSRYFHWNVGLYMLLFMVIVLIPFYIAYFIISNIRFVRLNWIRPLTIIIYLFYLYLFWKIGDPFPILSPKKGLLSIEQGVSRIGVIGVTVMALLSGFGAVNYPYSSMAYFMRPVSYADVQAIEKRLLQTMDMIIVKKKRIALAKKGEMIGQSEVRSRLWGMLGPLGGTKGNQETIKQLQIEVIALEELSRQLFLEAHDIQNARERLEWAATWQGKYFNFLGYFFSLYCIWKILISTINIVFDRVGKKDPVTRGIEIAVHWMGFDIDVTFWSQHISFYLVGCIVLTSIRGLLLTLTKFFYAISSSKSSNIIVLILAQIMGMYFVSSVLLMRMNMPAEYRIIITQVLGELQFNFYHRWFDVIFLVSALSSIVFLYLAHKQAPTERT from the exons ATGTTTGaactaattatttttgaaataattcggGTTCTTGATTCAAG ttcTAGATATTTTCATTGGAATGTTGGACTATATATGCTTTTATTTATGGTAATAGTTCTTATACCATTTTACATAGCATATTTCATTATCAGTAACATTAGATTTG TAAGACTGAATTGGATAAGGCCACTTACAatcataatatatcttttttacctCTACTTATTCTGGAAAATTGGTGACCCTTTTCCAATATTGAGTCCAAAGAAAGGATTGTTATCAATAGAGCAAGGTGTAAGTCGGATAGGTGTTATAGGAGTTACTGTTATGGCACTTTTATCAGGTTTTGGTGCTGTAAATTACCCATATTCATCTATGGCCTATTTTATGCGGCCTGTGTCTTATGCTGATGTACAAGCTATAGAAAAACGATTATTACAAACAATGGATATGATTatagttaagaaaaaaaggatagcaCTTGCCAAAAAAGGTGAAATGATTGGTCAAAGCGAAGTTCGTTCACGTCTTTGGGGAATGTTAGGTCCATTAGGTGGTACGAAAGGGAATCAAGAAA CTATAAAACAATTACAAATAGAAGTTATAGCATTAGAAGAATTATCTAGACAATTATTTCTAGAAGCACATGATATTCAAAATGCTAGAGAACGTTTAGAATGGGCAGCCACATGgcaaggaaaatattttaattttcttggctatttcttttcattatattgcatttggaaaatattaata TCCACAATCAACATAGTCTTTGATCGCGTTGGTAAAAAGGATCCTGTTACCAGAGGAATTGAAATTGCTGTTCATTGGATGGGTTTTGATATAGATGTTACATTTTGGTCACAACATATATCCTTCTATTTAGTTGGATGTATTGTTTTGACTTCCATTCGTGGATTGTTGTTAACTCTTACAAAG TTCTTTTATGCTATATCAAGCAGCAAATCCTcaaatattattgtacttatacTTGCACAAATAATG GGAATGTATTTTGTGTCCTCTGTATTACTTATGCGCATGAATATGCCTGCTGAATacagaataattataacacaaGTTTTGGGTGAACTTCAGTTTAATTTCTATCACAGATGGTTTGATGTAATCTTTTTGGTATCTGCATTATCATCTATAGTGTTTTTGTATCTGGCCCATAAGCAAGCACCAACGGAACGAACATGA